A window from Hymenobacter volaticus encodes these proteins:
- a CDS encoding tetratricopeptide repeat protein: protein MRTRRPAASAERHYRSIPKQRKFTRRDYILTFGFLAGLLFFVMIVKLTMDHVTAVSNYEDGLAAYGRGKWETANAYFTEALHFKPTYKKALKRRAEIQQLINRNYRDAGNDYTAALRETESSTERAMLLYRLAQCQVQLGQIASADRNLTSALALDSTQSGAWLARGEVRLFEQRRFPGAIQDFTAGLRHRSIVGRPLPTKYLTYRGLAYFKLQDLTQARQDYRRVLEANPRNGQVHFLLGRVAQQEGNAAAACEFFRRAVLLGYIYADEARQQNCP, encoded by the coding sequence TTGCGTACGCGCCGGCCCGCCGCATCGGCCGAGCGCCACTACCGCTCAATTCCGAAACAGCGCAAATTCACGCGGCGCGACTATATCCTGACGTTCGGGTTTCTAGCGGGTTTACTCTTCTTCGTGATGATCGTGAAGCTGACTATGGACCACGTGACGGCCGTAAGCAACTACGAAGACGGCCTCGCAGCTTATGGACGAGGAAAGTGGGAAACGGCCAATGCTTACTTCACCGAGGCGCTTCATTTCAAGCCTACTTATAAGAAGGCGTTGAAGCGCCGCGCCGAGATTCAACAACTCATTAACCGCAATTACCGCGACGCTGGCAACGACTATACCGCTGCTCTGCGCGAAACGGAAAGCTCTACGGAGCGCGCCATGCTGCTGTATCGGCTGGCGCAGTGCCAAGTACAACTCGGGCAAATAGCTAGTGCCGACCGAAACCTAACCAGCGCGCTGGCGCTTGATTCCACGCAGAGCGGAGCTTGGCTGGCACGCGGCGAAGTGCGGCTGTTTGAACAGCGTCGGTTTCCGGGTGCCATCCAGGACTTTACGGCGGGCCTACGCCATCGCTCGATTGTAGGCCGGCCGCTGCCCACGAAATACCTCACGTACCGGGGGCTAGCTTACTTTAAACTGCAAGATTTAACCCAAGCCCGGCAAGACTATCGGCGTGTGCTGGAAGCGAATCCTCGCAACGGGCAGGTACACTTTCTGCTTGGCCGAGTAGCTCAACAAGAAGGCAATGCCGCCGCTGCGTGCGAGTTTTTCCGCCGGGCAGTTCTGCTAGGCTATATCTACGCCGATGAAGCTCGTCAGCAAAACTGCCCATGA
- a CDS encoding zinc metallopeptidase, which translates to MYYNSGPIYFIVILAMLASWFIQWRLRSKMTKYSQIGLHSNLSGRQIAELMLADHGITDVRIISTEGRLTDHYNPADKTVNLSEEVYDARSASAAAIAAHECGHAVQHATAYGALQFRSAMVPALSGVSRFMPFILLAGVLMIKTTLIPLGVGIVLFSLTTIFAFVTLPVEFDASNRALAWIDRRGIVTPQEHAMAKDALHWAAMTYVVAAISSLATLLYYVSIFMGGRDRR; encoded by the coding sequence ATGTACTACAATTCGGGTCCCATTTACTTTATCGTCATTCTGGCGATGTTAGCGAGTTGGTTCATTCAGTGGCGCTTGCGCAGCAAAATGACCAAGTACTCTCAAATTGGCTTGCACTCCAATCTTTCGGGTCGGCAGATTGCTGAGTTGATGCTGGCCGACCATGGCATTACCGACGTGCGGATTATCAGCACCGAAGGCCGCCTTACCGACCACTACAATCCGGCCGACAAGACCGTAAACCTAAGTGAAGAAGTGTATGATGCACGGAGCGCTTCGGCCGCGGCTATAGCCGCCCACGAATGTGGCCACGCTGTGCAGCATGCTACGGCTTATGGTGCCTTACAATTCCGGTCGGCTATGGTGCCTGCTTTGAGTGGGGTGTCGCGCTTCATGCCGTTCATTCTGCTAGCTGGTGTGCTTATGATCAAGACCACGCTTATTCCATTGGGAGTAGGTATCGTGCTGTTTTCTCTCACCACCATCTTCGCTTTCGTGACATTACCCGTTGAGTTCGATGCTTCTAATCGGGCGCTAGCTTGGATTGACCGACGCGGTATCGTGACACCACAAGAGCATGCTATGGCCAAAGATGCTCTCCACTGGGCAGCTATGACCTATGTGGTTGCCGCCATTAGCTCCCTAGCTACGTTGCTTTACTACGTCAGCATCTTCATGGGCGGCCGCGACCGTCGCTAA
- a CDS encoding phage holin family protein — protein MSLFNDEDDSTKTPRTENIIGNLKGYLDTRIDLVRLETQEKVKSAFVGTVHGVSLAAIGLLFFIFLNLFVALMLNDALDSPFWGFGIVAAFYLVLLIIFVVGVDKKLFQGLADKLLNNTIYKSDKRQA, from the coding sequence ATGAGCCTTTTCAACGACGAAGACGACTCAACTAAAACGCCCCGTACCGAAAACATCATCGGTAACTTGAAAGGCTACCTCGACACTCGCATCGACTTGGTGCGCCTGGAAACCCAGGAAAAGGTGAAATCTGCTTTCGTAGGTACCGTGCATGGCGTGTCGCTGGCAGCCATTGGCTTGCTATTTTTCATCTTCCTGAACCTGTTTGTGGCGTTGATGCTCAACGACGCGTTGGATAGTCCTTTTTGGGGCTTCGGCATTGTAGCCGCTTTCTATCTGGTCTTGCTCATCATCTTTGTAGTAGGCGTAGATAAAAAGCTGTTTCAGGGCTTGGCCGATAAGCTGCTCAACAACACCATTTACAAATCCGACAAACGTCAAGCCTAA
- a CDS encoding fasciclin domain-containing protein → MKKNLLSFALVALMGAATATSASAQATMTPGTVTVGGQAMYPNKNIVENAVNSADHTTLVTAVKAAGLVETLQGKGPFTVFAPTNAAFTALPAGTVESLVKPENKATLTKVLTYHVVAGNMTADKIMAAIKAGKGTASLKTVSGGTLKAMMNGPKNVVLVDEKGGVSTISTYDVIQSNGVIHVIDKVLMP, encoded by the coding sequence ATGAAGAAAAACCTGCTCTCTTTCGCCCTAGTGGCCCTTATGGGCGCGGCTACTGCTACTTCCGCTTCCGCTCAAGCGACCATGACGCCTGGTACCGTAACGGTTGGCGGCCAAGCCATGTACCCGAATAAGAATATTGTGGAAAACGCAGTTAACTCGGCTGACCACACAACACTGGTGACTGCTGTGAAGGCTGCCGGCCTGGTAGAGACGCTACAGGGCAAAGGTCCTTTCACGGTTTTCGCTCCTACCAACGCTGCCTTCACTGCCCTGCCTGCTGGCACTGTTGAAAGCCTAGTGAAGCCCGAGAACAAAGCAACTCTCACTAAGGTCCTGACCTACCACGTAGTAGCTGGCAACATGACCGCCGATAAAATCATGGCGGCCATCAAAGCGGGCAAAGGCACTGCCTCGCTCAAGACGGTAAGCGGCGGCACGCTAAAGGCCATGATGAACGGCCCGAAGAACGTAGTTCTAGTCGATGAAAAGGGCGGCGTTTCGACCATCTCCACTTACGACGTAATTCAGAGCAACGGCGTGATTCACGTTATCGACAAGGTGTTGATGCCTTAG
- a CDS encoding helix-turn-helix domain-containing protein, whose translation MEDYNKVIESLGVRYIKAKNLVLQQPFTVRNNYDVGNNLILLHKGRITFGEEEQVVEEGEMLFIPGGRATKVNYGESSGKVITNDDMISNKDKFFHSNTDLDLIGDAEESHSFVSFEAKVFDSVNFFSSLDVPAFLISNNSKLANLIIKVVEESLQELPGRERLITIYTENIVVEIVRYILKNKMFVEQLATNSTYFKDPRLIDLFNYIKENIGGDLSNKVLSNVANVSEDYVGQYFKMLTGINPQDYIEYQRMERAVFLLRTTKKSIRDIGKEVGYKDTAYFCRRFKMMFGIPAGKMRRRESAMNI comes from the coding sequence ATGGAAGATTATAATAAAGTGATTGAATCGCTTGGTGTGCGCTACATCAAAGCGAAGAACTTGGTGTTGCAACAGCCCTTCACGGTGCGCAACAACTATGACGTCGGCAACAACTTGATTTTGTTGCATAAGGGACGTATCACCTTTGGTGAAGAGGAGCAGGTAGTTGAAGAAGGCGAAATGCTATTCATCCCCGGTGGCCGCGCTACCAAAGTTAATTATGGCGAGTCGTCTGGTAAGGTTATTACCAACGATGATATGATCAGTAATAAGGACAAGTTCTTCCACTCCAACACCGACCTAGATCTGATTGGTGATGCAGAGGAAAGCCACTCGTTCGTGAGCTTCGAGGCGAAAGTATTCGACTCTGTAAACTTCTTCTCCTCGCTGGATGTACCGGCATTCTTAATTTCCAACAACTCTAAGCTGGCCAACCTCATCATTAAGGTGGTGGAAGAAAGCTTACAGGAGTTGCCAGGCCGAGAGCGGTTGATTACGATTTACACCGAGAATATCGTGGTGGAAATCGTGCGATACATCCTCAAGAACAAGATGTTCGTGGAGCAGTTGGCTACCAACAGCACCTATTTCAAGGACCCACGCCTCATCGACCTGTTCAACTATATCAAGGAGAACATCGGTGGCGACCTGTCCAACAAAGTACTCAGCAACGTAGCCAACGTGAGCGAGGACTATGTAGGCCAGTACTTCAAGATGCTGACTGGTATCAACCCGCAGGACTACATCGAATACCAGCGCATGGAGCGGGCCGTATTCTTGCTGCGCACCACTAAGAAGAGCATCCGCGACATCGGAAAAGAAGTTGGCTACAAAGACACCGCTTACTTCTGCCGCCGCTTCAAAATGATGTTCGGTATTCCGGCCGGCAAAATGCGCCGTCGCGAATCAGCTATGAACATCTAA
- a CDS encoding J domain-containing protein, which translates to MSQNHYHVLGVPATATPADIKLAYKRLAVQLHPDKHGGNPIYEERFKALAVAYRILNDPARRAAYDQQLRQAEQRLAEAQRQQEYRVQGQRVYGVPMPPPRRCVRAGPPHRPSATTAQFRNSANSRGATIS; encoded by the coding sequence TTGAGTCAGAATCATTACCATGTGCTCGGAGTGCCGGCTACCGCTACTCCTGCTGATATAAAGCTGGCCTACAAGAGGTTAGCTGTGCAGTTGCATCCTGATAAGCACGGCGGTAACCCTATATATGAGGAGCGGTTTAAGGCCTTAGCAGTGGCTTACCGAATCTTAAATGACCCTGCCCGACGGGCTGCTTACGACCAGCAACTACGCCAAGCAGAACAGCGGCTAGCCGAAGCGCAACGACAACAGGAGTATCGGGTGCAAGGCCAACGGGTCTACGGAGTACCCATGCCGCCCCCGCGCCGTTGCGTACGCGCCGGCCCGCCGCATCGGCCGAGCGCCACTACCGCTCAATTCCGAAACAGCGCAAATTCACGCGGCGCGACTATATCCTGA
- a CDS encoding geranylgeranylglyceryl/heptaprenylglyceryl phosphate synthase encodes MRLTSLYDALNKRRKLGHKSLAVLLDPDNLDEAGCQQMLELSAQHVVDYFFVGGSLVMSSHQAALIRLLKSQSPVPVLLFPSHSLHLDSQADGILLLSLISGRNPEFLIGQHVIAAPALRQSNLQILPTGYMLVDSGRQTTASYMSGTTPLPHDKPAIAACTAMAGEQLGLRLIYLDGGSGAAYPVSPAMIRAVRQAVELPLIVGGGINTVEKAQAALVAGADVIVIGNQIEKAPEFLGQVAQVVQSFNTVNAAQSLN; translated from the coding sequence ATGCGCCTCACCAGCCTCTATGATGCTCTAAATAAACGCCGTAAGCTCGGTCATAAGTCTTTAGCAGTACTCCTCGACCCCGATAATTTGGATGAGGCAGGCTGCCAGCAAATGCTAGAGCTAAGTGCGCAACACGTAGTTGATTACTTTTTTGTGGGTGGCAGCTTGGTGATGAGTTCTCATCAGGCTGCCCTCATTCGTTTATTGAAGAGCCAGTCTCCTGTACCGGTTTTGCTCTTCCCAAGCCACAGCCTGCACCTCGACTCGCAGGCCGACGGCATTTTACTATTGTCGTTGATTTCGGGTCGTAACCCCGAGTTTCTGATTGGTCAGCACGTTATTGCAGCACCAGCCCTGCGCCAAAGCAACCTCCAGATTCTGCCTACCGGCTATATGCTTGTTGATTCGGGCCGGCAAACGACTGCTAGCTACATGAGCGGCACCACACCTCTCCCCCACGACAAGCCAGCCATAGCGGCGTGCACTGCCATGGCTGGCGAACAACTCGGGCTACGCCTAATTTATTTGGATGGTGGTAGCGGCGCCGCTTATCCTGTTTCGCCAGCCATGATTCGGGCGGTACGCCAAGCGGTTGAACTGCCCCTTATTGTGGGCGGCGGCATCAATACCGTCGAGAAAGCGCAAGCTGCTCTCGTGGCAGGTGCCGACGTTATTGTTATCGGAAACCAGATTGAAAAAGCGCCTGAATTTCTAGGTCAAGTAGCCCAAGTGGTGCAAAGCTTCAACACAGTGAATGCAGCCCAAAGCTTGAACTAG